ATTCCGCGCGGCCAGACGGAGGCGGCCCGCAGCCTGGGCCTGAGCGGCGCGCAGACCATGCGCACGGTCGTGCTGCCGCAGGCCCTGCGGATCGTGGTGCCTCCGCTGGTGAACAACCTCGTGGCGCTGCTGAAGGATTCCTCGCTGGCCTCGAGCATCGCGCTGCTGGAACTCACGCTGGCGGGCTCCCGCGTGTCTTCGGAGAGCTTCCAGCCGATCCCGGTGCTGACCACGGTGGCGATCGTGTACCTGGCCCTGACGAGCGTCATGACGATCTTCACGGACCAGCTCGAACGCCGCGTGAAGATCGCCACGCGCTGAGCCCTACCAGCCCCTGCGAAATTTGCCCGCGCTGGACGTCCAGTGCAAGGTCAGGGGGCGCGTCACCGCTTCCGGCAGGAGCCCGGACAGCAGGCAGGCCTGCTGCGCGGCGCGCGGCGCGACGGCCACGGCGGACAGCGTGCCGCCCTGCCGAGACGGAAGGTAGCTGACGTTCAGGGTCACGCCCCTGAGGCAGGCGGGCACTGGGCCGAGGTAGAAGTCCGTGTCCCGGATCAGGGGGATCACGGTGGCGTCCTTCACGGGTTTCAGGGTGCTTCCATCAAGCCAGCTGAAGGCCGTTCGGGTCTGACAACTGCCGGACGCGCACCACTCGCGGTTCACGACCAGCAGCGTGCGAGCGCCTGCACGGTACGTGGCGGCACGCAGGGTAGTAAAGACACTGCCGGCGGTGGTGGCCGAGTGACCGCGCCAGTCCAGGTAGCCGGCGCGGGTGTCCGTGACCTGGAGGCTGAACAGGTTCTGGAAGGCCGTCCAGTCCAGGTGTTCCCGGGCGGCGTAGGCGAGCAGCGACGTCTCGCCGGACACGGGCGTGAAGGCGTTCTTGAAGCTCCGCAGGCCGCCAAGGAGAGCGCTGTCCGGAGCTGGCGCGGGAGGGAGGGCACGGACACTGGGAACACCGCTCAGCAGCAGGGCCAGCAGGGCAGGGGCAGGGCGGAGCACATCGCCCGGTGTAGCACGCGGTATCTCACCGTTTTCTGATCGTCTGCCGGAGCCCGGACGCGGGTGTAGGGCGGTGTACTATCCTCAGACTGTCTGGAATCACTTCCACCGTCCGCGTCCTTTTCGCCCCCGTTCCCGGAGGTTCCCCATGACCATCTCCCGTTCCAGTGGCGTCCTGCTGCACCCCACCAGCCTTCCCGGCCCGTATGGCATCGGGGAACTGGGCGCGCAGACCCGCACCTTCATCGACTGGCTCACTGCCGCCGGCCAGAAGTACTGGCAGGTCATGCCGCTGGGGCCGACCGGCTATGGCGACAGCCCGTACCAGGCGTTCTCGGCCTTCGCCGGCAACCCCTACCTGATCGACCTGACCGAACTGCGTGCCGAGGGCCTGCTGCACGACGCGGATTTCCTGGCCGTACCGGACTTCAATCCGGGCAAGGTGGATTTCGGACAGCAGTTCATCTGGCGCAACCAGATGCTGGAACGCGCCTTTGCCCACTTCGCGTTCGGCGAGGGTGCGCGTCCCGAACTCGCCGAGGAGTTCGAGGCCTTCAAGGTCGCGGAGGCCTCGTGGCTCGACGATTACGCGCTGTTCATGGCCCTCAAGCGGCTGTACGGGGGCCTCCCATGGAACGCATGGGAGCCGGCGGTGCGCGACCGTGAGCCGCAGGCGCTGGCCACGGCCGCCGAGTCGCTGGGACAGGCGCTGGATCGTGTGAAGTTCACGCAGTTCCTGTTCTTCCGGCAGTGGAACGCGGCCCGCGCCTACGCGCACGATCGGGGCATCCAGATCATCGGGGACATCCCGATCTTCGTGGCGATGGACTCCAGCGACGCCTGGGCCAACCGCGCGCAGTTCTACTTCGACGACCAGGGCCAGCCGACCGTGGTGGCCGGGGTGCCGCCGGACTACTTCAGCGAGACCGGGCAGCTGTGGGGCAATCCGCTGTACCACTGGGACGTCATGCGTGAGGACGGGTACGCGTGGTGGATCGAGCGCTTCAAGGGCAGCCTGAAGCTGTACGACGTGATCCGCATCGACCACTTCCGGGGCTTCGCCGCGTACTGGGAAATTCCCTTCCCCGCCGAGACCGCCATCCACGGCCGCTGGGTGCCCGCCCCCGGCCATGAGATGTTCGAGGCCGTCCGCACGGCGCTGGGCGTCCTCCCGATCATCGCCGAGGATCTGGGCGTGATCACGCCGGACGTGGAGGCCCTGCGGGACGACTTCGAGTTCCCCGGCATGGCGGTTCTGCAGTTCGCGTTCGGCGGCGGGGACTTCAGCGTGAACGACTTCCTGCCGCACAACCTGCGTGAGAACCAGATCGTGTACACCGGTACCCACGACAACGACACCACGCGCGGCTGGTGGGCACACGCCGACGAGCAGGAGAAACACAACTTCCGCACCTACACGAACTCCGACCCCACCGAGGAGACCTTCGCGCCCCTCCTGACCCGGATTGCCTTCGAGACGCGCGCGAACCTCGCCGTGGTGCCCCTCCAGGACATCTTCAACCTGGGCACCGACGCCCGCATGAACCTGCCCGGCACGACCGGCGACCACAACTGGACATGGCGCTACAACGCCGCCGACCTGCGGCCGGATCTGGCGACCAGCCTGCGGAAGCTGACCGAGGAGACCCGCCGGGCGTAACAGACCGGGAGGCGGCCAGCCCGCTCGGGCGTGCTGCCTGCATTACCCTCAGTCCATGAAGCTCTACACGAAGACCGGCGACGGCGGCACCACGGGCCTGTACGGCGCAGACCGGGTCAGCAAGGCGAACATCCGCGTCGAGGCCTACGGCACGGTGGATGAACTGAACTCGGCCATCGGCCTCGCACGTGCGCACAACACGCGCAGCCACAAGCCCGATCCCGCCCTCGACGCTGACCTGGAGTACCTCCAGAACGCGCTGTTCGACGTGGGTGCCGACCTTGCCACCCGCAGCGGCACCACCTACGAGTCGAAGATCACACGCCTGGACGGGCAGGACGTGACCTTCGTCGAGGCCATGATCGACCGCTACCAGGAGGCCGCTCCACCCTTCACAGGCTTCGTCCATCCGGGGGGCACGCCCGCCGCCGCCGCGCTGCACGTGGCGCGCACGGTGGCCCGCCGCGCCGAACGCGAGGTGATCCGCCTGCTGCACGAGGAAGACGCCAACGCGCAGGTGCAGGTCTACCTCAACCGCCTCTCGGACCTGCTGTTCGTGATGGCCCGCGCCGCGAACCAGGCGGCCGGGATCGAGGAACACGCGTGGCTCGTGAAGGGTCGCCGGTAGGGGAGGACTTCTCAGAGAGCGATCATGGCAACAGTTTTGTAATCGCTCCTTTCTCTCACTTCATCCGCTTTGCCCTGACGACCTCTGTTCCTGTTGGACACCCGATGAGCCTTTGCGGATGACAGCGGCAATCACACGTGCCCCACGCCGCGCCTCCTCCACTGTCAGGGCACCGAAGCCCAGAACCAGCGCTTGCGGACAATCTGGGGTCAGGGCGTAGGTGTCCAGCGTCGTGACATGGACTCCCCGTCCGGCCAGGGCCGCCGCGGCCTCCTGCGCGTCCAGATCGCCGTGCAGGTGCAAGCACACGTGCAGGCCCGCCTCGATGCCGCCCAGGGTGGCGAGCGGCGCCAGAGGCGCCAGTTCCTGCGTGAGGGCCTCCCGCACCTGGGCGTGCCAGCGCCGCGCCCGGCGGATGTGCCGGTCGATGTGCCCGCCCGTGAGGAGCCACGTCACGGCCTGTTGCATAGGGAGCGGATGCCCGAAGTCGAGCAACGTGCGGGCGCGCACCAGGGCCGGAATCAGGGCCAGAGGGGCCGTCAGGAAGCCGGTGCGCACGCCCGGCATCAGCACCTTGCTCAGGCTGCCCAGGTACAGCACGCGCCCGCCTCCCGCGTCCAGACTGGCCAGGGTCGGCAGGGGTGGAGCGTCGTAGCGGAATTCGCCGTCGTAATCGTCCTCGACGATCAGGGCGTCGTGGCGTCTGGCCCACTCCAGCAGCGCCAGCCGGCGGGGCAGGCTCATCCGGCCGCCCAGCGGGAACTGGTGGCTGGGCGTCACAAACACCAGCCGCGCCGGGGGCGAATCCGGGCCGATCCTCAGGCCGCCCTCGTCCACCGGTATCGGAATAACCGTGTGCCCGGCGTCGAGCAGCACCTGCCGCGCCGCGCGGTAGCCGGGCTCCTCGAACACCACCGCCGAGCCGGGCGGCAGCAGGGCGCGCACGATCAGATTCAGGGCGTGCAGCGTGCCAGCCGTGACGACCACGGCGTCCGGCGTCACGGCCAGGCCACGCTGCCGGGCCACGAAGGCGGCCAGGGCCACCCGCAGGTCACGCTCCCCCGCCGGATCGCCGTACTGACCGCCCACGGGAAGGCGTGCGGCGACCGCCCATGCCTGCCGCCACGCCCGCAGATCGAGCATGCGGGTGGTCGTCACGCCCGACTGGAAGACCACGCCGTCCGACGGCAGCGGCCCGTCGACTGGCGGGGCCAGGAACGATGTGACCCAGGGGGGTGGGCGTATCACCTGTCCCTGAGGAGCCTGCGCGGCGCCGTCCGGCACCAGCGTGCCCCGGCCCACGCTGGCCTCCAGCGTGCCGTCCGCGACCAGGGTGGCGTACGCGTCCGCGACCACGCCCCGCGTGACGCCCAGCGACGCGGCCAGCGTGCGCGTGCCGGGCAACGCCGATCCTCCCGGCAGGGTGCCGGACAGCACCGCCGCGCGGAGCCGCCCGCTCAGCTGCGCGTGCAAGGATTCGCCTGTGCCGCGTTCCAGCGTCACCGGGAAGGGCAGGCCGTCGATCCGCGCGCCACGAAGTGGACTGCTTGAAAGATGCCGAAGTGGAGCTGTCTCGGAGTCCACCATGCGGCTAGTGTACGACCATGACCGATCTGCGCTCCCTTCGCCCGGTGGCCATCGCGGACGCTGCCCTGGCCCTGCCCGCGCTGCGGGCACTGCGACCGCATTCGCCCGCGACCGCGAGCGCCGAGGGCCTGCAGACCCATCTTCGCGCCGTGGAGCCCGAGGGGTATCGGCTGACCGGAGCCTTCGAGGCGGGCCGCCCGGAGGCCGCCGCGATTGCCGGCTACCGCGTCATCACGAACCTGTGGGAGGGCCGCACCCTCTACCTCGACGACCTGAGCACCGTCCCAGACGCGCGTGGGCGCGGGCACGCCGGGGCGCTGCTGGACTGGCTGGACGTCGAGGCCCGCCGCCTGGACTGCGTGGCGCTGCATCTGGACTCCGGCACCGGAGCGACTCGCTTCGCAGCGCACCGGCTGTACCACGCACACGGCCTGACCATCAGCGCCCACCACTTCAGCAAGGCGCTGGGGAGCGGGGAGCCGACATGACCCGGATCGTCGGCCTCCTGATCTTCGACGACATCGAGGTGCTCGATCTGGGCGGCCCCTTCGAGGTGTTGAGCGTCGCCTCGCGCCTCGCCGTGCGGAGTGGCGAAGACGCGCCGTTCCAGCCGCTGCTGATCG
The Deinococcus sp. KSM4-11 DNA segment above includes these coding regions:
- a CDS encoding PLP-dependent aminotransferase family protein, producing MVDSETAPLRHLSSSPLRGARIDGLPFPVTLERGTGESLHAQLSGRLRAAVLSGTLPGGSALPGTRTLAASLGVTRGVVADAYATLVADGTLEASVGRGTLVPDGAAQAPQGQVIRPPPWVTSFLAPPVDGPLPSDGVVFQSGVTTTRMLDLRAWRQAWAVAARLPVGGQYGDPAGERDLRVALAAFVARQRGLAVTPDAVVVTAGTLHALNLIVRALLPPGSAVVFEEPGYRAARQVLLDAGHTVIPIPVDEGGLRIGPDSPPARLVFVTPSHQFPLGGRMSLPRRLALLEWARRHDALIVEDDYDGEFRYDAPPLPTLASLDAGGGRVLYLGSLSKVLMPGVRTGFLTAPLALIPALVRARTLLDFGHPLPMQQAVTWLLTGGHIDRHIRRARRWHAQVREALTQELAPLAPLATLGGIEAGLHVCLHLHGDLDAQEAAAALAGRGVHVTTLDTYALTPDCPQALVLGFGALTVEEARRGARVIAAVIRKGSSGVQQEQRSSGQSG
- a CDS encoding GNAT family N-acetyltransferase, with translation MTDLRSLRPVAIADAALALPALRALRPHSPATASAEGLQTHLRAVEPEGYRLTGAFEAGRPEAAAIAGYRVITNLWEGRTLYLDDLSTVPDARGRGHAGALLDWLDVEARRLDCVALHLDSGTGATRFAAHRLYHAHGLTISAHHFSKALGSGEPT
- the malQ gene encoding 4-alpha-glucanotransferase → MTISRSSGVLLHPTSLPGPYGIGELGAQTRTFIDWLTAAGQKYWQVMPLGPTGYGDSPYQAFSAFAGNPYLIDLTELRAEGLLHDADFLAVPDFNPGKVDFGQQFIWRNQMLERAFAHFAFGEGARPELAEEFEAFKVAEASWLDDYALFMALKRLYGGLPWNAWEPAVRDREPQALATAAESLGQALDRVKFTQFLFFRQWNAARAYAHDRGIQIIGDIPIFVAMDSSDAWANRAQFYFDDQGQPTVVAGVPPDYFSETGQLWGNPLYHWDVMREDGYAWWIERFKGSLKLYDVIRIDHFRGFAAYWEIPFPAETAIHGRWVPAPGHEMFEAVRTALGVLPIIAEDLGVITPDVEALRDDFEFPGMAVLQFAFGGGDFSVNDFLPHNLRENQIVYTGTHDNDTTRGWWAHADEQEKHNFRTYTNSDPTEETFAPLLTRIAFETRANLAVVPLQDIFNLGTDARMNLPGTTGDHNWTWRYNAADLRPDLATSLRKLTEETRRA
- a CDS encoding cob(I)yrinic acid a,c-diamide adenosyltransferase, giving the protein MKLYTKTGDGGTTGLYGADRVSKANIRVEAYGTVDELNSAIGLARAHNTRSHKPDPALDADLEYLQNALFDVGADLATRSGTTYESKITRLDGQDVTFVEAMIDRYQEAAPPFTGFVHPGGTPAAAALHVARTVARRAEREVIRLLHEEDANAQVQVYLNRLSDLLFVMARAANQAAGIEEHAWLVKGRR